A genome region from Microbacterium profundi includes the following:
- a CDS encoding sensor histidine kinase, producing the protein MWRDGAARATAPPAADPAHFAGDRRSRSIWQWQLILCFTVVMIALGVALLTPAMFTVWAFGLGLVFVIAITIATLAVPWHLISAAGVLIVPLLDILAVGVLGYGSSPAIVFLWVLLVAWIASYYSPVILISTLCLIGSITLAGLFVRGLTVDTIINAVILMVTLGFVGVIMMVGSARNRSTRRLLSAQSARLAHALHRVTEQKARTRRLMDSLDVGVARAGKGGLIEISNTAFHTLYALDESAQFHPTLAVEYHERRGTPVPLAQTTISRAMRGELFEDEVVWLFGIDGEWRALSASTRVMGDGQVANDGVLLIVHDVTESIDPHADASARRRTMSHELRNPLTAILGHIDLLMERDDITEPAHRQLGVVERAGTRMQRLIDDALVTPGERADDTDVHFDLADIARASVEGFAPVADAGGIALDVDLEQCLPLYADAFRLRQVVDNVISNAIKYVQRGGKVSVRGHSPAPGEVAVTVSDTGIGISVDDLPRIFEPDFRTDGAREQGIPGTGLGLGISRDIVLAQGGRIDVKSDLGHGTEVSIVIPSSREPHESPPERSPA; encoded by the coding sequence ATGTGGAGGGATGGCGCAGCGCGCGCGACGGCGCCACCCGCGGCCGACCCCGCGCACTTCGCCGGCGACCGGCGTTCGCGCTCGATCTGGCAGTGGCAGCTCATCCTCTGCTTCACCGTCGTGATGATCGCGCTCGGTGTGGCCCTGCTCACGCCCGCGATGTTCACGGTGTGGGCGTTCGGCCTCGGTCTCGTCTTCGTCATCGCGATCACGATCGCCACCCTCGCCGTGCCGTGGCATCTGATCAGCGCTGCCGGTGTCCTGATCGTGCCGCTGCTCGACATTCTCGCGGTGGGCGTGCTCGGCTACGGCAGCAGCCCGGCGATCGTCTTCCTCTGGGTGCTGCTGGTCGCGTGGATCGCGTCGTACTACTCCCCTGTCATCCTCATCTCCACGCTCTGCCTGATCGGATCGATCACGCTGGCCGGGCTCTTCGTCCGGGGCCTCACGGTCGACACCATCATCAACGCCGTCATCCTCATGGTCACTCTCGGCTTCGTCGGGGTCATCATGATGGTCGGCTCCGCGCGTAACCGCTCCACCCGACGGCTGCTGAGCGCACAGTCCGCTCGCCTTGCCCATGCCCTTCACCGCGTCACCGAGCAGAAGGCCCGCACTCGGCGGCTGATGGACTCGCTCGACGTGGGCGTCGCACGGGCAGGAAAGGGCGGGCTGATCGAGATCTCGAACACCGCCTTCCACACGCTGTACGCCCTCGACGAGTCAGCCCAGTTCCACCCGACGCTGGCCGTGGAGTATCACGAGCGCCGTGGCACCCCGGTGCCGCTCGCGCAGACGACGATCTCCCGCGCCATGCGAGGCGAGCTGTTCGAGGACGAGGTCGTGTGGCTGTTCGGGATCGATGGCGAATGGCGGGCGCTGAGTGCGTCGACCAGGGTGATGGGTGACGGCCAGGTCGCCAACGACGGCGTGCTGCTGATCGTGCACGATGTGACGGAGTCGATCGACCCGCACGCCGATGCCTCGGCGCGGCGCCGCACCATGTCGCATGAACTGCGAAATCCTCTCACCGCGATCCTCGGGCACATCGATCTGCTCATGGAGCGCGACGACATCACCGAGCCTGCGCACCGGCAGCTCGGCGTCGTCGAGCGTGCTGGCACTCGGATGCAGCGCCTGATCGACGACGCACTCGTCACGCCGGGCGAACGAGCCGACGACACCGACGTGCACTTCGACCTCGCCGATATCGCACGGGCATCGGTCGAGGGCTTCGCCCCGGTCGCGGATGCCGGCGGCATCGCCCTGGACGTCGATCTGGAGCAGTGCCTCCCTCTGTACGCAGACGCCTTCCGGCTGCGTCAGGTCGTCGACAACGTGATCAGCAATGCCATCAAATACGTCCAGCGCGGTGGAAAGGTGAGTGTGCGCGGTCACAGCCCGGCACCGGGCGAAGTCGCCGTCACGGTCAGCGACACCGGCATCGGAATCAGCGTCGACGACCTCCCCCGCATCTTCGAGCCCGACTTCCGCACCGACGGCGCCCGCGAGCAGGGAATCCCCGGCACGGGCCTCGGCCTCGGCATCTCGCGTGACATCGTCCTCGCGCAGGGAGGCCGCATCGATGTGAAGAGCGATCTCGGTCACGGCACCGAAGTCAGCATCGTCATTCCCTCGTCTCGCGAACCCCACGAGTCGCCTCCGGAACGGAGCCCCGCATGA
- a CDS encoding Ppx/GppA phosphatase family protein, producing MRLGILDIGSNTVHLLAADARPGGRPLATTSDRTVVRLMRYLTPEGAISEEGVRALEAAVTRAREIAVTERVETLLATATSAVREAVNGEEVIARIEAALGQPLQVLTGVEEAGLTFLAVRRWFGWDAGRILLLDIGGGSFEFAAGGDEVPEVAASVPLGAGRMTVQFLPEDPPGEDAVEQLRAHAVELLAPVAENLNALPDPDHMVGSSKAIRSLANLAGREVSGLGFDRTVLSRSSLKSWIPRLARIPAIARQELPGITPDRTFQIVAAAVVLHTAMKMLDIDELEVSPWALREGVLLRYTESLSWGGVGI from the coding sequence GTGCGCCTCGGAATCCTAGACATCGGTTCGAACACCGTCCACCTGCTCGCTGCGGATGCCAGGCCGGGTGGCCGCCCTCTCGCGACGACGAGCGATCGCACGGTGGTGCGCCTGATGCGCTATCTCACGCCCGAGGGCGCGATCAGCGAGGAGGGCGTGCGGGCGCTGGAGGCCGCCGTCACCAGGGCCCGCGAGATCGCCGTCACCGAACGCGTCGAGACCCTGCTGGCGACCGCGACCAGCGCCGTGCGCGAGGCGGTCAACGGCGAAGAGGTCATCGCCCGCATCGAGGCCGCTCTCGGCCAGCCGCTGCAGGTGCTCACCGGCGTGGAAGAGGCGGGGCTCACCTTTCTCGCCGTTCGGCGCTGGTTCGGGTGGGATGCCGGACGCATCCTGCTGCTCGACATCGGCGGCGGGTCCTTCGAGTTCGCGGCCGGTGGCGACGAGGTGCCGGAGGTCGCGGCATCCGTGCCTCTCGGCGCCGGGCGCATGACCGTCCAGTTCCTGCCCGAGGACCCGCCAGGTGAGGATGCTGTCGAGCAGCTGCGTGCGCACGCCGTCGAACTGCTCGCGCCCGTGGCCGAGAATCTCAACGCCCTTCCCGATCCTGACCACATGGTGGGCTCGTCGAAGGCGATCCGCTCGCTGGCGAACCTCGCAGGGCGAGAGGTGTCAGGGCTCGGCTTCGACCGCACGGTGCTCTCGCGTTCGTCGTTGAAGTCGTGGATCCCGCGGCTCGCCCGCATTCCGGCGATCGCCCGCCAGGAGCTGCCGGGGATCACGCCCGATCGCACGTTCCAGATCGTCGCGGCCGCCGTCGTGCTGCACACGGCGATGAAGATGCTCGACATCGATGAGCTCGAAGTGTCGCCGTGGGCGCTGCGTGAGGGCGTGCTGCTGCGCTACACGGAGTCGCTCAGCTGGGGTGGCGTCGGGATCTGA
- a CDS encoding signal peptidase I, whose amino-acid sequence MQALRRVAMAALWTLAAIGVACGVVWALTSLGFIKPLVVISGSMEPGIMTGDLIIDTRVPASDLVVGDVISLPSELTEDLVTHRIAAIEPAVDGGYTITMKGDNNDYTDALDYAVSGEVWQPSLQFSGWGTVLMRLTTPAVAVPLMVGLLGLLGLTMLTPPAARPRPAPKVARA is encoded by the coding sequence ATGCAGGCACTGCGTCGCGTCGCCATGGCTGCGTTGTGGACCCTCGCGGCGATCGGCGTCGCGTGCGGCGTGGTCTGGGCGCTGACGTCGCTCGGGTTCATCAAGCCGCTGGTCGTGATCTCCGGCTCGATGGAGCCCGGGATCATGACCGGAGACCTGATCATCGACACTCGCGTGCCGGCATCCGATCTGGTCGTCGGCGACGTCATCAGCCTGCCGAGCGAGCTGACCGAAGATCTGGTCACGCACCGCATCGCGGCGATCGAGCCGGCCGTCGACGGCGGATACACGATCACCATGAAGGGCGACAACAACGACTACACCGACGCGCTCGACTACGCGGTGTCGGGTGAGGTCTGGCAGCCGTCGCTCCAGTTCTCCGGCTGGGGCACCGTGCTCATGCGCCTGACCACGCCCGCTGTGGCGGTGCCACTGATGGTGGGTCTTCTCGGACTGCTGGGGCTCACCATGCTGACGCCTCCCGCTGCCAGACCTCGTCCGGCGCCGAAGGTCGCACGGGCATGA
- a CDS encoding VanZ family protein, giving the protein MPSSRVPPVAIFARVMLVPYALALALIVWLPATAASKVTGIVFRLARFVSEHSTISLATSSMVFEFLANIALFVPLGLLLVAAWPRSNAWVVLLLGYSASATIELVQTLLPSRYPTLSDVIANTIGTAIGCLAVRLFVQRHPAPRTVRASTVEA; this is encoded by the coding sequence ATGCCGTCGTCCCGTGTTCCACCCGTCGCGATCTTCGCGCGCGTGATGCTCGTGCCATATGCCCTCGCGCTGGCCCTGATCGTCTGGTTGCCTGCGACCGCAGCATCCAAGGTGACCGGCATCGTCTTCCGTCTCGCGCGTTTTGTGAGCGAGCACTCGACCATCTCGCTCGCCACCAGCTCTATGGTGTTCGAGTTCCTCGCGAACATCGCACTGTTCGTGCCCCTCGGCCTGCTCCTGGTCGCTGCCTGGCCGCGGTCGAACGCCTGGGTGGTGCTGCTGCTGGGCTATTCGGCGAGCGCGACGATCGAACTGGTGCAGACGTTGCTGCCCAGCCGGTACCCGACTCTGTCGGATGTCATCGCGAACACCATCGGCACCGCGATCGGGTGTCTCGCCGTTCGCCTATTCGTGCAGCGGCATCCTGCTCCTAGGACCGTGCGAGCCTCTACGGTGGAAGCATGA
- a CDS encoding type II toxin-antitoxin system PemK/MazF family toxin, with amino-acid sequence MISHGDVVWVDFGSPRGSEPAKRRPAVVLQEDWLLASDIATVLVVPLTSNIALEAFPGNVLVPIDASGLGRDSVAVVSQIGPVSREYVEPYPVGHVPTYVLSKITDGIRLVLGI; translated from the coding sequence GTGATCTCGCACGGCGACGTCGTCTGGGTTGATTTCGGTTCACCGCGGGGATCGGAGCCCGCCAAGCGTCGGCCGGCTGTAGTTCTGCAAGAAGACTGGCTCCTCGCATCAGATATCGCGACTGTGCTCGTGGTTCCACTCACGTCGAACATCGCGCTCGAGGCTTTTCCAGGCAACGTGCTCGTTCCGATCGATGCATCCGGGCTCGGGCGAGACTCCGTCGCGGTGGTTTCACAGATCGGTCCGGTCAGCCGCGAATACGTTGAACCGTATCCGGTCGGACACGTCCCGACCTACGTGCTCTCGAAGATCACCGATGGGATTCGATTGGTCTTAGGGATCTGA
- a CDS encoding type II toxin-antitoxin system HipA family toxin translates to MTEELEVRLHGEYLGLLRRAPRRSRENVILEDVTPTSTKVRLAESFALRAGRRPDTDLVSRFLGGYLPEGAQRRALASKRAIEPNDLFAFLREFGSSIAGALTFWGQATTEREPRYTPISPKLLRRELQRAIKEHDLGIRDDSRSMIAGFQPKLLVSRFGDSGWSLPHGGGHSTHILKPRLQSRPTRLVDEFYSHELARALGLATFASWLEGSGDGTYLAIERFDRRVHDETVELVHQEDAAQALSLGWADDDLKFQDPERPRDPRRPSAYRIAELTATLRGFEVVEQWVRQLLFRILIGDNDGHAKNVGILHLPGEDRLTDMYDAVPNLFQPERIQWNMALAIDGEFDRRRIDVERLQAEVASWRVLGASRVHDVIDDVLGSFRSALDDVSVPRGGSNGLREFFGRAVDRLRAGDEIGE, encoded by the coding sequence ATGACTGAGGAGCTCGAAGTTCGATTACACGGCGAGTACCTCGGACTGCTGCGTCGAGCGCCGCGGCGGTCACGCGAGAACGTGATCCTCGAGGACGTGACTCCCACATCAACAAAGGTTCGACTTGCCGAGTCGTTCGCCCTGCGCGCTGGACGACGCCCCGACACGGATCTCGTGTCACGGTTTCTCGGCGGCTATCTGCCGGAAGGTGCGCAACGAAGAGCGCTCGCATCCAAGCGGGCGATCGAGCCGAACGACCTGTTCGCCTTCCTCCGCGAATTCGGTAGTTCGATCGCCGGCGCTCTGACGTTCTGGGGCCAGGCGACCACCGAGCGCGAGCCTCGTTATACCCCGATCTCGCCGAAGCTCCTGCGCCGAGAGTTGCAGCGCGCAATCAAGGAGCACGACCTCGGCATCCGAGACGACAGCCGATCGATGATCGCTGGGTTTCAGCCGAAGTTGCTCGTCTCGAGGTTCGGCGACAGCGGGTGGTCGCTGCCGCACGGTGGAGGGCACTCGACCCACATCCTGAAACCTCGCCTGCAGAGCCGCCCGACCCGCCTCGTCGACGAGTTCTACAGTCACGAACTCGCTCGCGCTCTGGGCCTGGCCACTTTCGCTTCATGGCTCGAAGGCTCGGGGGACGGCACGTATCTCGCGATCGAGCGATTCGATCGCCGTGTGCACGATGAAACCGTCGAGCTTGTGCATCAAGAGGATGCTGCGCAAGCGCTCTCACTCGGATGGGCCGACGACGACCTGAAGTTCCAGGACCCTGAGCGACCGCGCGATCCGCGCCGCCCATCGGCGTATCGGATCGCGGAGCTCACGGCCACGCTGCGCGGCTTCGAAGTGGTCGAGCAATGGGTGCGGCAACTCCTGTTCCGCATCCTCATCGGAGACAACGACGGGCACGCGAAGAACGTGGGGATCCTTCATCTGCCGGGCGAGGATCGACTCACCGACATGTACGACGCCGTGCCGAATCTGTTTCAACCCGAGCGGATCCAATGGAATATGGCGCTCGCGATCGACGGCGAATTCGACCGCCGCCGTATCGATGTCGAGCGGCTGCAGGCCGAGGTCGCATCATGGCGGGTACTGGGAGCTTCACGCGTGCACGACGTGATCGATGACGTGCTGGGCTCATTCCGGTCGGCGCTCGATGATGTCAGCGTGCCGCGAGGCGGCTCGAACGGCCTGCGCGAGTTCTTCGGTCGCGCGGTGGATCGTTTACGCGCGGGGGACGAGATCGGTGAATGA
- a CDS encoding CopG family transcriptional regulator, whose product MKTAISIPNGDFERFERVAARHGMNRSEFYRLAGRRLAEELEGEAELTALANSVITRVGQPSADTLFLRESEHIVGEGTSW is encoded by the coding sequence ATGAAGACTGCGATCTCGATACCGAACGGCGACTTCGAACGATTCGAACGCGTGGCCGCCCGGCACGGCATGAACCGGTCGGAGTTCTATCGTCTTGCCGGGCGACGTCTCGCAGAAGAGCTGGAAGGGGAAGCGGAATTGACTGCGCTGGCGAACTCGGTCATTACCCGAGTCGGCCAACCCTCTGCGGACACCCTGTTCCTCCGCGAATCGGAACACATCGTGGGTGAAGGCACGAGCTGGTGA
- a CDS encoding response regulator transcription factor: MHDAAQTQKTAVIVEDDQDVRDLLVQVLQAAGFATVAVDNGIDGVNAVLTHQPLITTLDVNMPGIDGFEAARRIRARSDTYIIMLTALDEEADVVLGLSAGADEYLNKPFRPRELRARIEALLRRPRTGTVSAVPASSPASAPQAAPAAPTPVAMADSSMSDMAVLEPAHPGQPPHAGDDSAWVVHRDLRLDPETRIALIEDRVVELTRTEFDLLHALMESKRRVRSKVELTLVLRGESYLTTDFVGEADKRAIEAHMTNLRRKLGDAPVQPRYIETVRGVGYRLTSELP, translated from the coding sequence ATGCATGACGCCGCCCAGACGCAGAAGACCGCGGTGATCGTCGAAGACGATCAGGACGTGCGTGATCTTCTGGTCCAGGTGCTGCAAGCGGCGGGGTTCGCCACGGTCGCGGTCGACAACGGCATCGATGGAGTGAACGCCGTGCTCACGCATCAGCCGTTGATCACGACGCTCGACGTGAACATGCCCGGCATCGACGGGTTCGAGGCCGCGCGCCGCATCCGCGCCCGGAGCGACACGTACATCATCATGCTCACCGCCCTCGATGAAGAGGCCGACGTCGTGCTCGGACTCAGTGCCGGCGCAGACGAGTACCTGAACAAGCCGTTCCGGCCGCGTGAGCTGCGGGCGCGGATCGAGGCGCTGCTGCGTCGTCCGCGCACTGGCACGGTGTCTGCCGTGCCCGCGTCATCGCCTGCATCGGCGCCGCAGGCGGCCCCTGCTGCGCCGACACCTGTGGCCATGGCCGATTCTTCGATGTCGGATATGGCCGTCCTCGAGCCGGCGCATCCGGGCCAGCCGCCCCACGCCGGCGACGACAGCGCCTGGGTCGTGCACCGCGACCTGCGCCTGGATCCTGAGACCAGGATCGCGCTCATCGAAGACCGCGTGGTCGAGTTGACCCGCACCGAGTTCGATCTGCTGCACGCGCTGATGGAATCGAAGCGCCGGGTGCGCAGCAAGGTCGAGCTCACGCTGGTGCTGCGCGGCGAGTCGTACCTCACGACCGACTTCGTGGGCGAGGCCGACAAGCGCGCCATCGAAGCGCACATGACGAATCTGCGGCGCAAGCTGGGCGATGCCCCTGTGCAGCCTCGCTACATCGAGACCGTACGCGGAGTCGGCTACCGTCTCACGTCCGAACTCCCCTGA
- a CDS encoding response regulator transcription factor, with product MGAASPQMIAVVIDDDAAERSSVIEVLARAGLAVHSTSPATAVESVRRYSPVVTVLGIDIPDADGFEIARRIRADSATYLVVLSTRSAQSDVILGYQSGADCYMTKPLRPLELRARVDAMLRRARRS from the coding sequence ATGGGCGCGGCGTCACCGCAGATGATCGCTGTCGTCATCGACGATGATGCCGCCGAGCGCTCATCGGTGATCGAGGTGCTCGCACGGGCCGGGCTCGCCGTGCATTCCACCTCCCCCGCCACGGCGGTCGAGTCCGTTCGCCGGTACTCACCGGTCGTCACAGTGCTGGGCATCGACATCCCCGACGCCGACGGTTTCGAGATCGCGCGGCGCATCCGCGCGGACAGCGCAACGTATCTGGTCGTGCTCAGCACGAGATCCGCGCAGAGCGACGTGATTCTGGGATACCAGTCCGGCGCGGATTGCTACATGACCAAGCCGCTGCGCCCGCTCGAGCTTCGCGCCAGAGTCGATGCGATGCTGCGTCGCGCGCGCCGGTCGTAG
- the coaA gene encoding type I pantothenate kinase, with product MTTADPTKPLSPYREIDRAEWARLASGLDQPLSQNEVVEIRGLGDRLSLDEVRDVYMPLSRLLSLYATATKQLGAATSTFLQEDDATTPFVVGVAGSVAVGKSTIARLLRELMSRWPGTPRVELVTTDGFLYPNAELERRGLMERKGFPESYDRRALLSFLTEVKSGAPEVRAPFYSHMRYDIVPDAHVVVRRPDVVIVEGLNVLQPPPAPNDVAVSDLFDFSVFVDADSSHISKWYVERFLALRKGAFSNPSSYFNVFAHLTDEEAVTTALGYWNDINMPNLVENVMPTRHRASLVLNKGADHNVESVLLRKL from the coding sequence GTGACCACCGCCGACCCCACAAAGCCGCTGTCGCCGTATCGAGAGATCGACCGTGCGGAGTGGGCGCGATTGGCGTCGGGCCTGGACCAGCCGTTGAGCCAGAACGAGGTCGTCGAGATCCGCGGCCTCGGCGACCGGCTGAGCCTGGACGAGGTGCGCGACGTCTACATGCCGCTGAGTCGTCTGCTCAGCCTATACGCGACCGCGACCAAGCAGCTCGGCGCCGCGACCAGCACGTTCCTCCAGGAGGACGACGCCACCACGCCGTTCGTCGTCGGCGTCGCAGGATCGGTCGCCGTGGGCAAGTCGACCATCGCCCGCCTGCTGCGCGAGCTGATGAGCCGCTGGCCGGGCACGCCTCGGGTCGAGCTCGTAACCACAGACGGATTCCTCTACCCGAACGCCGAACTCGAGCGCCGGGGACTGATGGAGCGCAAGGGCTTTCCCGAGTCGTACGACCGCCGGGCGTTGCTGTCGTTCCTCACCGAGGTGAAGTCGGGGGCGCCCGAGGTGCGCGCTCCGTTCTACTCGCACATGCGGTACGACATCGTCCCGGATGCGCACGTCGTCGTCCGGCGCCCTGACGTCGTGATCGTCGAGGGACTGAATGTGCTGCAGCCGCCGCCTGCGCCGAACGACGTCGCCGTGAGCGACCTGTTCGACTTCTCGGTCTTCGTCGATGCCGACAGCTCGCATATCTCGAAGTGGTACGTGGAGAGGTTCCTCGCGCTGCGCAAGGGCGCGTTCAGCAACCCGTCGTCGTACTTCAACGTGTTCGCGCACCTGACCGACGAAGAGGCTGTCACCACGGCCCTCGGCTACTGGAACGACATCAACATGCCGAACCTCGTCGAGAACGTGATGCCTACCCGGCACCGTGCGAGCCTCGTTCTGAACAAGGGCGCCGACCACAACGTCGAGAGCGTGCTGCTGCGCAAGCTGTGA
- a CDS encoding helix-turn-helix domain-containing protein, translating into MEARMPRYTVERPHDFGDLIAGMREEQGVTQDELADRLGFSRSYLSELESGKSTVQLARLFRTLHSLGVSVEVSWESATESEDD; encoded by the coding sequence ATGGAGGCCCGCATGCCGCGATACACGGTGGAAAGACCGCATGATTTCGGTGACCTCATTGCCGGCATGCGCGAGGAGCAGGGCGTCACACAGGATGAACTTGCGGATCGTCTCGGGTTCTCCAGGAGCTATTTGAGCGAGCTCGAGTCGGGGAAATCGACCGTCCAGCTTGCGAGATTATTCCGCACGCTGCACTCTCTCGGCGTCAGCGTCGAAGTCTCGTGGGAGTCGGCGACGGAGTCCGAGGATGACTGA